From Candidatus Amoebophilus asiaticus 5a2, the proteins below share one genomic window:
- a CDS encoding ankyrin repeat domain-containing protein — MLVCLIILAACSDCDNNETEIQIKKPRTVSADEVRVKAQAIGIIINSKGDIVPPYPPKAGTEGEYILHYAIFEGADIQLIKYLLETLNQKYLDNKFKGLLSTRDLEQHTPFMRAVNGGDTSIIQLLIDYGLRPTKNEIDYAINHSLSQDNAELLAYILRLATKNNAHSQVKYLTDILGSVAEQGKANIVEYILKMPNVDIYTKDDKGNTPLHNAIKAKSEKVVRSLLKKGTNNINIKNKEGKTPLVLAIENGSQPIVRTLINFGAQLTKPEHPEDFPLEYRLAREDLIVQKTQNGKEDNNKKGIVNILQGRFGIADKKLKEILEKKLEKKEVTHSSLDDID; from the coding sequence GTGTTAGTGTGCTTAATAATATTAGCAGCTTGTTCGGATTGTGATAATAATGAAACTGAAATCCAGATAAAAAAACCACGAACAGTATCAGCAGACGAAGTTCGTGTCAAAGCACAGGCCATAGGTATTATAATAAATAGCAAAGGGGATATTGTACCCCCTTATCCTCCCAAAGCAGGTACAGAAGGCGAGTATATTTTACATTATGCTATCTTTGAAGGAGCAGATATCCAACTTATAAAATACTTATTAGAAACATTAAACCAAAAATACCTTGATAATAAGTTTAAGGGATTACTTAGTACACGCGATTTAGAGCAACATACTCCTTTTATGCGTGCTGTAAACGGTGGAGATACATCAATTATACAACTTTTAATAGATTATGGGTTACGCCCTACAAAAAACGAAATAGACTATGCAATTAATCATAGTTTATCACAAGATAATGCTGAGTTGCTAGCTTATATATTAAGACTAGCCACAAAAAACAACGCACACAGTCAGGTAAAATATCTTACTGATATATTAGGTTCTGTAGCAGAACAAGGAAAAGCTAACATAGTAGAGTATATCTTAAAGATGCCAAATGTTGATATCTATACTAAGGATGACAAAGGGAATACACCTCTCCATAATGCCATTAAAGCTAAGAGTGAAAAGGTTGTAAGATCATTATTGAAAAAAGGAACTAACAATATAAATATAAAGAATAAGGAAGGGAAAACTCCTCTTGTTTTAGCTATTGAGAATGGTTCACAACCTATTGTGAGAACTTTGATAAATTTTGGGGCACAGCTCACAAAGCCTGAACATCCAGAGGACTTTCCTCTCGAGTATAGATTAGCCAGAGAAGACTTAATAGTACAAAAAACACAAAATGGCAAAGAAGATAATAATAAGAAAGGTATAGTAAATATTTTACAGGGGAGATTTGGTATAGCAGATAAAAAACTCAAAGAAATTTTAGAGAAGAAATTAGAGAAAAAAGAAGTTACACATTCAAGTCTAGACGATATAGATTAG